GCTGGTCGGCCTCTGGGATGACATCCGGGAGCTGAGCCCCCGGACCAAGACCCTCCTCCACCTTGCGGCCCTGAGCATCGCCATGAGCCAGGGGGGACTGGTCCGCGAGGTCAGCGGCAACTATTTCTTCGACATCTTCTTCTCCGGGCTCTGGATTCTCGCGATCGTCAATGCCTTCAACTTCATCGATGTCTGCGATGGCCTCGCCGGGAGTGTCGCGGTCCTGACGTTCGGTCTCTTTGCGGCGACCTTCGGATTCTCGCCGTTACTGAACATCGCGCTGGCGGGTGCCTGCCTCGGGTTCCTCTGGTTCAATCGTCCGCCGGCCCGGGTCTTCATGGGCGACGCTGGTTCAAACTTCCTCGGCTTCATGCTGGGGGCCTTCACGCTCACCGAAACGAGCGGGGTCACCTGGTGGCCGTACATTGCCATGATGACCCTCATGGCCGGGGTCCCCTTCTTTGATCTCCTCTTCCAGGCGGGAGTCCGCTGGGCCCAGGGACGCTCCCCATTGAAGGGTGGTCCTGACAGTTTCGCCCTGCGCCTGCAGCGGGCGGGGATGTCGAAGTGGCAGGTCGACCTGGTGGCGATGGGCGTCGCGTCGTTTTTCTTCACTTCCGCAATCACCCTCCCCTTCATGAATCTGTGGGGGCAACTGGCGATCATCGTCCTCGTGAATGTCTTTATCGTGAGCGCCTGGCGCTGGTTGCTGCAATACGAGGTTCGTACGGATGCCTGAGTCCCCGGATGCGGGACGTCGGCTCCTCTGGATTCATCAGAATTTCGTCAGCGCCCGTCAGACCGGAATCAGCCGCGCAGTCTACTTTCTCTCGGCTCTGCTCGATGCGGGCTGGACGGTAGATGTAGTCTGTTCGCGGACCGGATATCTGGATGAAGCCCTGGATGCCGACCTCAGCGACACAGTAGTTGAGCAGGACGGGGGGCTCACCCTCCATCGACTTGGGCATCCCCCAGGCATCGCGACCCAGGATCCGAGGCACCGGGGCAAGTCCTACTTTTCGTTTAACCAGCGGGCATTGCGGTATGTCCGTCAGACGTTGCCCCGCCCAGATATGATCTGGTCATCCTCGCCTCCCGCGACCATCACGCTGCCGGCGCTGGCGCTGGCGATTCCGCAGGGGATCCCGATGCTGTTGGAGGTCCGGGATGTCTGGCCGGAGGTCCTCATTCAGGGGGGGCTGGTCCGAAACCCGCTGGTAATTGCGGTGATGGAGTGGTTTGAAGTCTTCACGCTGCAGTTCGCCGATCACATCATCCCGGTGGCCCCTGGCTTTCAGGCGCTCTACGAACGGATGGGCATCGCACCATCACGGATGACGACCAATCCGACGGGCGGGGACCCCTACTTTCTGGGAGCGACGGCGGAGTCCGGTGCCGCGTGGCGTCGGGAGCAGGGACTGGAAGGGCAGTTTCTGGCCCTGTTTTCGGGATCCATGAACGAAACCAGCAATGTCGACCTCCTCGCCGAGGCTGCACTCAAGGCTGCCGGAGAATTGCCGCAGGTGACCTGGCTCTTTGCCGGAAGCGGACGCCTCGTGGATGCGGTCAGAGCCGCTGCGCAGACCCACGACACTATCCGGTATCTGGGGGCTTTGCCACGGGATGCCATGCGTCCCATTTTTGCCGCCGCGGATGTCGGCATCATCTCCCGCGCCCCGATTCCGGTGGAGCAGCTGGTCTATCCGGGGAAGCTCTTCGACTACCTGGCGTCGGGACTCCCGGTCCTGACCAACCACATCGGACAGCCCTCAGTGGTGGTGGATGAAGCCGACTGCGGGGTGGTGCTCCGGGGTCCCCGGACCGCAGCATCCTTTGTGCAGGGCATTCGCCAGTTGCTGGAACTGCCATCCGAAGAACGGGTCGCGATGGGAGCCCGGGGACAAAACTGGCTGTTGCGCGAAATGAACGCCTTTCAGATGGGTGAAGAACTTGCCGCACTGGTGAACCGGGGCTGGCCACGACGGTCCTTCGCGGCACAACTCGTTCGCGCCGTGCGGGCCGGAGCGATCGCCACCTGCTGGACCCTCGCCGGACGCCAACGCCATGCCAGAGCGCCCTTCTCCGGGACCGATGCCGAAGCCCTGATCCGGGCAGCACATCACACCTGGCAGGCGCGGACCGCAATCAGCCCGGCCCGTCAGCCGGACTTCCAGTTGCCAGTCCCTTCGATTCTGTCTGCCCGTGAGTAGTCCCTGCTGGCAGATGGGGAGGTCGCGGCTCCGGTCTACAATCGACTCCATGCGTCATGCAGCTCTGCGACTCCTCTTCGTGATCCTCGGTGTCCATTTATGGAGCGCTGCCCCGGCATGGGCGGGCGAGCGCGTCCTGATGCTGACGCTCGATGATCGTCCCTGCAACACCATCCTGGTACAGCAACTGGCGGCCATCGCGGGGGTCGAACTCGAACTCACGACACGTCCAGATCGGGCGGGCGAGGCGGAGCTGGTGAGCCTGAACGCTGCGCTCTTTGGGTCGCTGGTGGCGTCCCGGAGCGGCGATCCTTCCAGGCTGACTGTCCCACGGCTGCGCCACGACGCCCTGGTTCACTTCGCGGTCCCACGGGTGCAACCGTTCGTGAAAGATGACGCCACGATGAAGGCGTACACCGCCGCCCTGGAGTCGCTGAAGCAACCTGCGATCCAGGAGCAGGTCCGGGCCGCGATCGCCGGCGAGGGTCCGATGCCTGCCGATCCGCCGCTGGCCGATTACGCCCAGCGAATGCGGGGCTGGCTGGATCTGCTCGCGGGGGCTTCCATCCCGCCGGACCGACTGCTGGTGACCCTCGATGACAATCGTCCCGGTCCGCTGGCCGCCTGGCTGAAAACCCGCCTGCGGCGCTACACCCCGCATGTGCAGGATGGTACCGACGAAGGGATGATGCTGCTCCTTGCCCGTTGGTGCCGGGAGCGTCAGGCCGAGGTCCTGCCACCCGAGGCGGGCATTGTCTTCACGAGCCCCTCGGATGCCGTCACGTTGCAGGCGTTTGAGTCCGGGATGCCGCTGGAGAATGTGCTGCGGATGGCGGACTGGCTGCATTTTCGGATGACCCCTTCGTTGAAGACACTGCCATCGTGGCGGTCGGTCCTCTGGCTGCATGGTTCCCCGATTACGCCGGAGCGGGCGACAGCGCTGGCGCAGGAACTCGATCAGCACTTTGTCGTGGTGGGCGACATCGCCAAACTGAATGCGGGTGATCCGGGGCTCTTTAAGGCCTGGAGTAACGGCGCGATGCCAGCAAAACTGATGGGCTATGCCGGCTGGAACACAGCGAGCAACACCCTGGGGACCGTAATGGCGCTGATGTCGGCCATCGACTACGGCTACTCCGAGCGGTCGGACCCCGAATCGGTGCAGGGAGCAGTGGAACTCTTCCTCTGGTCCCGGATGCTGGATGACTGGCTTTACATGGGGGTGGTGCGTCCGGACTATCAAAGCGCCCGGACCGCGGCGGGCCTGCCCAACGCGAACCTGAGTCCGGAGCAGGTGGCCGCGGCGATCGAGCAGCTGCAATTCCGTCTGCTGGAGCAGTGGGGCACCCTCGGCAGTGATCTTTTCGCGCCATTCCGGTTCGTCGATCCCGGTGGCACAACAGGCGCAGAAGTAACCATCCCCTGGGCACGACTCTTTGAAATCGGCGTGCTGCCGGTGGACCCCCGGGGCTTTTTGCCGACGATTCGACCATCGTTGATCGACCCGGCACCACGCTAACTTGCGGGACTGCTGTACCCTCAGGCGTGATGAGCACGACCCCTCCCGCTCCCGCCCGGACACCGCAGGAACAACTGCGGATGCTGGATCGTCTGATCCTGATTTTTCCGATCATCCTGGTGCTCGCGATCTGCGTCATGATCTGGGCGCTGCAGGGAGTCTCCGATCAGTTTGCGCCGCATCCTTCGGCGGGTCAGTTCGAGAGCGGGACCCTGGTGACGCAAAACGGCATCGTCGGTACGGTCATCGTGACCACGGAACCCCAGCCGATGGGGAATCGCTGGTTCGTGCGGCTGCAGATTGCTGATGAGCATGGGCATCCGGTGAGCCGGGCGACGGTCTTCGCTCACGGCGTAGAAGGGACCCGGTACCTGGATCCGTACCCGCTGCCGCCGGGAAAAGAACCGGGGGTGTGGGAAGGCACCCTGCTGCTACTGGAGGGGGCCACGACGGTGATGGTTCACGCGGATCTTCCGGGGGGACGTCCGGAAGAATGGGTTTCCGAGTGGTATCCGGTCGGTGCGCAACCGCCTGCGGCGGCTACGACGCAGTAACCGGGTAGACTCCCCCCTGCGATGTCGCTGACTGTCAAGAACCTCGCCAAGCGCTTCGGTCCCCGGGTCCTCTTCTCGGGGGTGACGTTTGGGCTGGGCAAGGGCGAGCGGGTTGCGCTGATCGGCCCCAACGGCGCGGGCAAAACGACACTGATGAAGATCATTGCAGGGCAGGAGGAAGCCGAGGAAGGCCTCATCGAAAAGCCCAAGACGGGGTCAGCACTGGGGTATCTCGCACAGTCGCTCCAATTTGAGGCCGGACGCACCCTGTTCGAAGAGGCTCTGGAGGCGTCGCCGGACATCCTGCACCTGCGTCAGGAAAAGCTGGCCCTGGAAGAGGCAATGGGCAAAGAGAGCGACGCCGCAGTGATCCATGACCTTGCCGACCGTTACAGCGCCCTGCTCCAGAGGTACGACGCCCTCGGGGGGTACGCCTACGAGGGGCGGGTGGCGCGGGTCCTCAAGGGGATGGGATTTGCTGAGAGTCGCTGGGAACAGCCGGTGGAAACGCTCTCCGGCGGAGAGGGGAGTCAGCTGGAACTTTGCAAGCTCCTGGTCGAGGAGCCGCCGCTGTTGCTGCTCGATGAGCCGACCAACCATCTCGACATCGAGGCCGTGGAGTGGCTGGAGGAGTACCTTCAGAGCTACCCCGGCGCCATTCTGCTGGTGAGCCATGATCGCTACTTTCTCGAGCGGGTCTGCACCCGGGTCCTCGAGCTCGCTCATGGACGGATCGACAGCTACACCGGCGGCTATGAGAAGTACCTGGAACAAAAGGCCGAGCGGCTGACCCTGCAGCAGAAGACCTATGAGAGGCAGCAGGCGGAAATCGCAAAGCTGACCCGCTTCATCAATCGCTGGCGGGCCGACTCCAAGAAAGCGACACAGGCGAAGAGTCGGGAAAAGGCCCGGGCGAAAATTGAGGTCACCGAAGTCGATCGTCCGGACCTCCGGGACCTCGCGCTGGTCTTCCAACAAGGTCAGCCGAGCTGGCATGAAGTGCTGACGGTCGAAAATCTCGCGGCGCAGATTCCAGGGCGGACGCTCTTCGAGGGGGTCAGCTTCCGGGTCGACCGGGGGGAACGGCTGGTCATCATCGGACGCAACGGCGCGGGCAAGTCGACATTGCTGAAGATGCTGATCCAGGGGTCGGGGCAATCCGCTGGAAACATGCACTGGGGCGGACAGACCGAGCTGGGGTACTTCGCGCAGGTCCGGGAGGAGTTTCCGCCGGACGCATCGGTTTTCGAGAGTCTGGGCGCGGCCCATCCGCATCTCACGAAGCAGCAGGTGGCATCGTTGCTGGGAGCGGTGGGCTTTACTGGCGCTGAGTGGGAGCGTCCGGTGGGACAGTGCAGCGGCGGTGAGCAGAGCCGACTGGCGCTGGCGATCCTCCTGGCATCGAAAGCGAATGTGCTCCTCCTCGACGAGCCGACCAATCATCTCGACCTCATCGCCCGGGAGTCGCTGGAAGAAGCGCTGGAAGCCTTCCCCGGCACGGTCATCTGCATTTCCCACGACCGACGCTTCATCGATCGCATGGCCGACAAGCTCCTGCTGGTTGATGGGGCGAAAACCCGGCTGATCCATGGGAACTACTCCCACTGGGTTTGGCAACGCGCCCAGGAAGCCCTGGCGAACCAGCCGCAGTCGGCGGCGACACGCCCTGCCCGTCCCGCGAGTCGGCCCGCCGGGAGCGCTGGCAGCAGCAAGAATGGCCAAAAGTCGGGTCCCAACCTGGAGACCGTGATTGAGGAGATTGATCGCCTGGAGCGGGAGATCGCGGCATGTCACGAAGCACTTGGGGACCCTGAGTTATACAAAAATCACCTGGATGCACAGGAAGTTCAGCAAAAGTTAAAGGTATTAGAGGAAGACCTCGCTACCTGGATGGTCAGGCTTGACACGTTCTAAAGGCTGACATTGCGCCGGAGCAATCTTTCCGGATTCCGGACACCCCCCCTTGCGGATTCGCGATCTGCCTTCTAGACTCCCCCGAGTCATGAACTTCGCCATGCGCTATCCCATGCCGCGTCGCAGCTGGCACCCCCGTCGGGGTGGAGCCGGACGCGTGGGTGGGCAAGGCGACTGACGACTCAGCCTTACTCTCACTGACACGCTTCTGACGCCCACCCGACGATGACAGGGTGGGTTTGCTGTTTGCTCCCCCCCTGTTGCGCGCCCTGCCGCGATGTCGGACCGGTTCCGGAAGTAGTCAGATCCTACGAAGGATGGATCAACCCCATGTCCTGTCCGCTGAACCCGATGCCGCAGTCTTTACCGGCGGCGGTCCACACCCCGCGACGTCTCCGCGCGATGCAGGAGGCACGTCAGCGCCCCATGAATCCCCGGGCCTGGTCCTGGCGCGGGAGCACCACCCCTGACACGACCACGACGGCGACGGTCCCGGCGGGGACCCGGGCGGCGCAGGCGGGCCTCCCGGTCCGGCTGGCATCCAGTACATCCGCGGAGGAGTCGCAATGACACCCGATCTCCTCCGCGACCACTCCGCCCTCGAGGGCTGGCTGGAGTGCGGACTCACGCTCTCCGATGACTGGTCCGGTCAGACCTGCACCGGTGTGCCGGCTCCGCCCAGGGTCCGGATTCTGAAGCCCCTGGCGATCCCACGGGCACCCTCGCAC
The bacterium genome window above contains:
- the tagO_3 gene encoding putative undecaprenyl-phosphate N-acetylglucosaminyl 1-phosphate transferase, which encodes MMELLVLVAAILGGIGATRLAIYVAYRFGFMDAPNPIVPDHRRPVAYGGGVGILIGAYFAMGLYRLIAGEGALLDQSRGAFPLSMMLGGILFLLVGLWDDIRELSPRTKTLLHLAALSIAMSQGGLVREVSGNYFFDIFFSGLWILAIVNAFNFIDVCDGLAGSVAVLTFGLFAATFGFSPLLNIALAGACLGFLWFNRPPARVFMGDAGSNFLGFMLGAFTLTETSGVTWWPYIAMMTLMAGVPFFDLLFQAGVRWAQGRSPLKGGPDSFALRLQRAGMSKWQVDLVAMGVASFFFTSAITLPFMNLWGQLAIIVLVNVFIVSAWRWLLQYEVRTDA
- the yheS gene encoding putative ABC transporter ATP-binding protein YheS — translated: MSLTVKNLAKRFGPRVLFSGVTFGLGKGERVALIGPNGAGKTTLMKIIAGQEEAEEGLIEKPKTGSALGYLAQSLQFEAGRTLFEEALEASPDILHLRQEKLALEEAMGKESDAAVIHDLADRYSALLQRYDALGGYAYEGRVARVLKGMGFAESRWEQPVETLSGGEGSQLELCKLLVEEPPLLLLDEPTNHLDIEAVEWLEEYLQSYPGAILLVSHDRYFLERVCTRVLELAHGRIDSYTGGYEKYLEQKAERLTLQQKTYERQQAEIAKLTRFINRWRADSKKATQAKSREKARAKIEVTEVDRPDLRDLALVFQQGQPSWHEVLTVENLAAQIPGRTLFEGVSFRVDRGERLVIIGRNGAGKSTLLKMLIQGSGQSAGNMHWGGQTELGYFAQVREEFPPDASVFESLGAAHPHLTKQQVASLLGAVGFTGAEWERPVGQCSGGEQSRLALAILLASKANVLLLDEPTNHLDLIARESLEEALEAFPGTVICISHDRRFIDRMADKLLLVDGAKTRLIHGNYSHWVWQRAQEALANQPQSAATRPARPASRPAGSAGSSKNGQKSGPNLETVIEEIDRLEREIAACHEALGDPELYKNHLDAQEVQQKLKVLEEDLATWMVRLDTF